The sequence below is a genomic window from Fibrobacter sp. UWB10.
GGGCCTTTTGGAAGCTCTTGATTCTACCGACGTGATTATGGTGAGCGGATTTACCGATGATACTCCGGTGAAGTCCAAGACTTACACCAACTGGAATCTTTCTACCGAACGCGCGGTGAACGTGGTCAAGACTTTGATTGCGCAAGGGTTTCCGCCTGATAGACTTTTTGCCGCAGGCTTTGGCGAACATATGCCCAAGTATCCTAACGACAGCGAAGAACATCGCCGTTTGAATCGTCGCGTGGAAATCGGTGTAACGCCGCTTCAGAAAACGGGTAAAGAAAACTAAATGCAGGAACGCTTAGAAACATTACGTACAGGGATTGATGCTATCCGCAAGAGCGGAAAGCTGCCTCATTGGCGTATGGTCTATGCCGAAAACCTGCTGAACCGTGCTGGAGAATACTTGGCTGTCGACAGGCTCCCGGAAGCGGGCATGGTGGCCGATAAATTGGAACGCTGGATCAAGACGCATACTCCGCGTGTCGATTCTTCGGAACGATTTGCGGATAATCCGATGGTCTTCTGGAATGCGGACATGCTTATGGCGATGTCTGCGAAGTTGAAACAGACACTTTTGGAAAAACGCCAGCTTGTCCCGGGCACGGAACGTGAATCGATTGTACGTCGCTTGACGCTTGTGGAAGGTTGGATTCGCGAGGGCCAACTGTTGCAGGCTCACGAGGAACTCTTGTCGCTTAGAACGGCGCTTATTGCTCGCTTAAGGCGTAGCTTGCGTGCACGCTTGGTGGCAACAGACCTTTATCGTGGAACGGCTTCGGTGCCGGCTGGGAGCCTGGTGGGCCCCTATAATGCTTTGCATACGCTCGAAGAAACATTCCATGTGGTGGGCGAGCGTGACCCGATTTGGATTGAAGACTTCCTTGAAATCTATAATGACTTGTTTCGCGTGGTAGAACGCCTCGTTCCTCAAGACAAAAAGTGACACGTAGTGTCATCCTGAGCTTGTCGAAGGATCTAAAAAAAGAACTCCCGAAGGAGTTCTTTTAAATTTTATTATCGGGCAATTTAGAAGCCGATACTCAACTGGCCCATGTAAATACGTTCTTCGTCTTGGCCGGTGTAGTAGCCGAGTTCTTCGGCCCAGGTGGCGAATTCAACCGTAATGAAGCGCAGCGCTTCGATGGCGAAACCGGCAGAGGGGTAGCCGCCTTTGAAACCGCCCGAAAGACGCAATGCGAGAATACGGATTTCATTGTTGTAGCCGGGCCATGCGAGCAAGTTTTGTTCAATTTCGAAACCCATGTTCAAGTGTGAAAACACCTTATAGTTTCTTTCGCTATTGAAGGCATCGGCATAGTCGAATGCAATATTGAACTTTCTTGCATAACCGGTATTCTTGTTAAAGAATCGGGGGCTATAGTTGAAACCGGCTGTGAAGTTCGGCGTAATCTTGTCGCCGGCAAGATCTTTAAAGTAAACATCGCGCAGAGACATACCGACCCTGAATTCGCGTGTGAGCTGGTAGAGAATACCGAAGTCCAAGCCTGCAGAAACAGATTCGAAATCGAAAATGTTGTCGGTTGCATCGTGGTAACGGTCTTCAAGGGTGTCTTGCAAAGCGTCATAGTTTAATACGTCGACGGTAATCATTTCGACCTTTTGACGCTTGGCGAATTTGATGCCGATACCTGCAGAGAAATTGTTGGTGAATCCGTACGAAAAACCCATCTGTGCAACGCCATCGACATAGAAAGTATCTACGACGAGGAAGGGGAGGATTAGGCCTGCATCCATGTAAGGAGCTACGTTTCCATCTACCCAAATTGCTCCACCGAAACCATGGAATGCCATTTCAGCATCCATCTTGATTTTCATGGTTAGGTATTTGTGGTCGTAGTTGTTGATTTTGTGAATCATTTCAGGGTGCTTTGACAGCGAATCCAGAAGGACGTTTGAAGAACTCAGTCCTGCCTGTTCTGCCTCTTTGGTTGCGCCCTTGTACATTTTTTGCAGGTCTTTGGCAACATTGTAGGTCGAGAAATAGGTTTCGAACGGACCCGCACCGCCTAAGTTCAAGCGCATATCGCCAATGAAGTTGCGGGGATAGTAGCCCTGCTCGGGGCGCAGTTCATAGTTGCCCAAACGGTTAATCTGGCTCAAACCGGCGTAGTTAAAGTAGATGGCTTCTTTGTCGTCGACCAAGGCAACATGGGCGTTACCCATGGCTTCGGCACGAATCGAGCGGTGTGTCGGAGCTTTGGCTGCAAAAGAGGCAACTGCTAAAACGCAAATCAAAAATATGAGAATTTTTTTCATTGCTTAGTTCCTCCCCTCAAACCATTGCATAAAGCGTTCTTCGTTATAGTTTACCCAACATCCGCCAATGAATTGCTTTCTGAAGGTCAGGTTGTATTGGATATTGTTGATGTCTGTATCCTTGGCAACGGCCTTTTTGTATGCCGCGTATTCTTCGGGAGGCAGGTTCTGCGGGTTGAATACAAGTTCGAATGCGAATACAAGGCGGTGGTCGCTTGTGGCTTTACGGTTCTTGTATTCAGGGTAAATAAATGCCCATTCGCGACTCAATTCTTTTTGATCATTGGATGGGTCGTTTGCAACGGTTATTCCGTTCATGTCGATGTCGACCTTCTTGTACTTTTCGTTCGGTCCAATTGATTTGACAACGCGGAGATCCTTAATATCGGTATTGCCTTTAGTAATATTTTTCAGGATAAGGTCATTGTCGTATTCGATTTCGTTTGTCTTGTCGCTGATATCTTCGTCAATTTCTCCGTCGCCGTCGTTGTCTTCGCCGTCGTAGATTTCTTCGTCAACGCAGCCATCGCCGTCGTCATCGAGAATATCGCTGTAGCCGAACTGTCCAATGATAATGTTCAATGTCTTTGTCTGTTGATCTTCGGTTTCCTTGGCGTGTTCGGCTTCCTTGGCCAAAGCGCCACACATGCTGCTCACGGCATTCTTTTGAGATTCTTCTTTTAGATCGCCGAAACCTTGCAGGTAGCTGTCAAACATCTTGGACATGCTTTCGGGGTTGTCTTCGCAGGTAGTAAAGACGGCGTGGAACGCTTCGACAGTTTCGGTCGGATCGTTTTTGAGATTATTCAAGACGGTACCCATGTCGCAAGAATTGTCTTTGCCCTTTGTCAATGAGCAACCTTGCATGCTTGCTGTTGTTTTGCGCAGAATCAACATGGTTTTCATCATCTGGAGAATCATGTAACCTTCAGAAATCGTCTTGTAGGTCACGACGCTGTCGGTTTTGCCTTCTTTATCGCGACTAATAAAAATATCTGCAATGGCGTTTACGGTGTCAATTGCTTCTTGAAGCTTGTTTGCGACATTGTCAGACATTCCGGTAAAGGGAACTTTGCTGTCTCGGCTCGCGTTTATGTAAGAAAGGAGCGAAAAAATGTTTGTGGAATCGCCATTCAGTTTGCGGTTCAGTGTGGACTTCATCAGGCCGAACCATGCTTTCGAATGGTTCGAGTCGGCGGCAATAGCTTTGTTGAAATAGTACTCCGCTTCAGAGTATTCGTTGTCTCGGATTCTCTTGTAGCCTTCGTAGGTGAGGGCTTCGGCGTCATCGTCCTTGATGTTGATGCTTTCGGTTGGGTTAAAGATGTTACATCCGGCTATGCCTAAAGAAAGCAATAATGCCGTTGCCCATAAAATTTTGGATTGAAGTATGCGTTTCATGACACGTTCCCCATTTGCGTAAAAGATAACATTATTCTTACGAAAAGTATGTATCAATCTGTTTTTTGCCGGAATTTTGAAAAATTAAGTGATTATTGTCGCTTTTTTCAGGTACTTTTTCTTAGAAACCTAAAATATCTATCTTTGGGGTATGGAATCATATCGAGAGTATTTTCCGACAAAGGCGTTTCGTGTAGCAGAAATGCGCCTTGCGACCCTGTTGAGGGCGGAAAGGGACCGTTTAGATGCGATTGCAATGTCGCTTGGTCGAGAATCGGCAATCGGTCCTGATAATTTACTCGAAGAACTTCCTAAAATTAAGGAGTTTACGCGGGAATACCACCGGCTTTTTTCGGAGTATTTAGAGGCGGTTTTGCCGCAACAGCCGCGACCTATCCAGTGCAGGCCCGCTTGTGGTAATTGCTGCCACCATTACCCGATGTCGGTGGAACCCTTTGAACTTGTGACTTTGTATTGTGACCTCCGGGGGCGGAATGACTTGCTCGATATTATGGAAGCGTGCCAGGTAAGGTCGTCGCTGTTTAGCAAGTTTTTTGAGACGAGGCGTGCCGAGGGAGCAGTCCCTGACCAGATGGATTTGGACGACTACGCCGAAGACAAAGCCCTGCACGACTATTTTAGCGCCTGGAATCCGTGCCCGTTTTCGGATAAGAAGGGCGATTGCACGGTCTACCCGCTGCGCCCGGTTTCTTGCCGCATGTATTTTAGCGAAACAGATCCGAAGTTTTGTACGCCGGAGCATTTACAGACTCCCGAGAACGATAGCTATATTGTGTACTTGCCCGATAGCATCGAAGATGCCGTTTACGGAATTTCGGAGCATTATGCCCTATTGGATTTGCCCGAAAGTTACTTTGGCGGACTTTTGGCCGTAAACCGCTTTGAAGGCTTGATTGGCGGAAATTAGAAATGAATCTGTTTGGAATGCAACTCGACCTGTTCGGGAACAATACCGATGCGCCCAAGGAACCGGCAAAGCCGAAAGTTCCGGCTTCGGTTTCGCAGAATGGGTTGGTGCATTTCAAGTACAATTCGCAATTAAAGAAGAGTATCCGTTGCAAGGGGGGAGTGCTGTTTGGCCACCCCGAGGTGATTTTACCGGCCTACATGAAGGAGCCAGAATTTGCGCCTGCGCGTGAGCTTGCCGCCGAATGGGCGGAACACGCCATAAAACGCAAAACGGCAAAGAACAAGGCCATTATCAAGGATTTGGTTAGCCGCTTTTGGACGCTGGTGGAGCAGATTCTGGCAGATCGTGGCGATGAATCTTTGTCGACTAAGGGTAGGCTCCCGCCGATTAAGCCGCAAGGCAAGTACCACAATTTGAACGATGTGCTTGCCGCAATCAACAGCACTTATTTTGAAGATAAATTAACTTGCCGTATCACTTGGAGTAACCGCGTTGGCGGACTCAGTTTCCATTCAGTGCGTCAGGACCCTGTGACCGGCGAAGAATTTCATTTGATCAGCATCAGCAAGGGTTACGATGCCGCGAATTGCCCGGAATATGCCGTGGCCGGTGTCGTGTACCATGAATGCCTGCACATTGCCATTCCGGTTGAAGTCAAGAATGGCCGCCGCATTGTGCATGGCCGTAACTTTAGACGCCGCGAACGCCAGTACATCTATTACGACGAATGGATTCACTGGCACAATCACGTGCTTCCGCAGAATATCCGCAAGATGCGCCGCCATGGCGAACTCTAAAATTTCTATCTTTCTGCCGTAAATTTTAAACGTGATTTAATCACAGGATAAATACTATGGCAATGCAAGATATGAACGACCAGGTGCAAGCGCGCCTCGCTAAGCTCGACAAGTTCAAGGAAATGGGTGTGGAAGCTTATCCGCACAAGTTCAACCGCACGCATGATTCCAAGGTTTTGAAAGAAAATAAGGAAGCCCTGATGGCTTCTGGCGAAGAAATCGCTTTCGCTGGCCGCGTGGTTCGCTTTAACCGCAAGGGCAAAATGTGCTTTATGCACCTCAAGGACCGTTACGGTCGCTTGCAGGTGGTGGTCGCCCGTGACGAAGTGGGCGAGGAGAACTACGAAATCGTCAAGATGACCGACCTCGGTGACTTTATCGGCGTGAACGGTTCCATGTTCGAAACCCAAACGGGTGAATACTCCGTGCACGTGAAGAAGGTGACCATGCTTTCGAAGGCCGTGCGTCCGCTTCCGGTCGCCAAGGAAAAGGTCGACGAAAATGGCAACAAGGTCGTGTTCAACGAATTTGCCGACGTGGATACCCGTTACCGCCAGCGCTATATCGATATGGCTTTGAACGACGATGTGAAGGAAGTCTTCATCAAGCGTTCCAAGATTATGCAGGCTATCCGTGAATACCTGATCGAAAAGGGCTTCATCGAAGTCGAAACCCCGACGCTCCAGCCGATTTACGGCGGTGCAAACGCCCGTCCGTTTACCACGCACCACAACGCTTGCGACATGACGCTTTACCTGCGCGTGGCTCCGGAACTTTACCTGAAGCGCTGCATCGTGGGCGGCATGGAAAAGGTGTTCGAATTCTCCAAGAACTTCCGTAACGAAGGTATGGATCGCACCCACAGCCCAGAATTCACCGGCCTCGAATTCTACGAAGCTTACGCCGACTACAACGACATGATGGTGCACTTCGAAAACATCTACGAACGCGCCTGCATTGCCGCTAACGGCACCACCAAGATTGAATACCAGGGCAAGGAAATCGACTTCAAGGCCCCGTGGCCGCGCTACAGCATGATCGAAGCCATTGAAAAGTTTGGCGGCCTCAAGGTCAACGAAATGAGCGACGATGAAATCAAGGCCAAGATGGAAGAACTCGGCGGACACTTGGACGGCGAATTCAGCCGCGGCCGCGGTATCCTCGAACTGTTCGAGCTCACCGTGGAAGACAAGCTCATCCAGCCGACCTTCATCAAGGACATGCCGACCGAAAGTACGCCGCTCTGCAAGAAGCATCGCACCATCGAAGGCCTTATCGAACAGTTCGAGCCGTACGCTAACGGATGGGAACTGGGTAACGCCTATACCGAACTTAATGACCCCATCCGTCAGCGTGAGCTCCTGGAAGACCAGGTGCGCCGCGGCCGTGGTGGCGAAGGTGAAACTCACCCGATGGACGAAAACTTCATGCACGCCATTGAATCTGGCTTGCCGCCTACCGGTGGCGTGGGCTTTGGCATCGACCGCATGGTCATGCTCCTCACCAACCAGCAGACCATCCGCGACGTGCAACTCTTCCCGCTCATGAAGCCGGAGACCTAATTATCGATGAATAAACTTGAGTGGCTCATCGCCTGGCGTTACTTAGGGGCTCAACGTAAGAGTCTCTTTGTTTCGCTTATCGGTATCTTTAGTATGCTGGGAGTCTCCATTGGCGTGTTTGCGCTGGTGGTGGCCCTTGCCGCAGTAAATGGTTTCGAAGAAGAAGTCACCGCTCAAATGATCGGCAAAGATGCTCACTTCGAAGTGATGGCGTACAATGGCGAATTCATTGCGCCGTATGATAGCCTCATTAAAGAAGTGCGCAGCCGCGATTCCCGCGTGGTCGCCTCGTCTCCGTTTATCATTTACAAGGTGGGCGTGAGTTCCAAGAAGGTAAACGACGGTATCGTAATCTACGGTATCGAAACCGAAACGGCGAAGGGCGTTACCGACATTCACAAGTAC
It includes:
- a CDS encoding YkgJ family cysteine cluster protein; amino-acid sequence: MESYREYFPTKAFRVAEMRLATLLRAERDRLDAIAMSLGRESAIGPDNLLEELPKIKEFTREYHRLFSEYLEAVLPQQPRPIQCRPACGNCCHHYPMSVEPFELVTLYCDLRGRNDLLDIMEACQVRSSLFSKFFETRRAEGAVPDQMDLDDYAEDKALHDYFSAWNPCPFSDKKGDCTVYPLRPVSCRMYFSETDPKFCTPEHLQTPENDSYIVYLPDSIEDAVYGISEHYALLDLPESYFGGLLAVNRFEGLIGGN
- the lysS gene encoding lysine--tRNA ligase, which gives rise to MAMQDMNDQVQARLAKLDKFKEMGVEAYPHKFNRTHDSKVLKENKEALMASGEEIAFAGRVVRFNRKGKMCFMHLKDRYGRLQVVVARDEVGEENYEIVKMTDLGDFIGVNGSMFETQTGEYSVHVKKVTMLSKAVRPLPVAKEKVDENGNKVVFNEFADVDTRYRQRYIDMALNDDVKEVFIKRSKIMQAIREYLIEKGFIEVETPTLQPIYGGANARPFTTHHNACDMTLYLRVAPELYLKRCIVGGMEKVFEFSKNFRNEGMDRTHSPEFTGLEFYEAYADYNDMMVHFENIYERACIAANGTTKIEYQGKEIDFKAPWPRYSMIEAIEKFGGLKVNEMSDDEIKAKMEELGGHLDGEFSRGRGILELFELTVEDKLIQPTFIKDMPTESTPLCKKHRTIEGLIEQFEPYANGWELGNAYTELNDPIRQRELLEDQVRRGRGGEGETHPMDENFMHAIESGLPPTGGVGFGIDRMVMLLTNQQTIRDVQLFPLMKPET